A single window of Ovis canadensis isolate MfBH-ARS-UI-01 breed Bighorn chromosome 15, ARS-UI_OviCan_v2, whole genome shotgun sequence DNA harbors:
- the NEU3 gene encoding sialidase-3 isoform X2, translating into MEEPGFRAEVMEEVTSCSFSSTLFQQEDKRGVTYRIPALIYVPPAHTFLAFAEKRSSSKDEDALHLVLRRGLRTGQSVQWEPLKSLMEATLPGHRTMNPCPVWERKSGYVYLFFICVRGHVTERQQIMSGRNAARLCFICSQDAGYSWSDVRDLTEEVIGPEVTHWATFAVGPGHGIQLQSGRLIIPVYAYYIPFWFFCFRLPYKARAHSLMIYSDDLGATWHHGRLIKPIVTVECEVAEVIGKAGHPVLYCSARTPNRCRAEALSTDHGECFQKPVLSHQLCEPPHGCQGSVVSFRPLEIPGGCQDLAGKDAPAIQQSSLLCSSVRPEPEAGTLSETWLLYSHPTNKKRRVDLGIYLNQSPLEAACWSRPWILHCGPCGYSDLAALENEGLFGCLFECGTKQECEQIAFRLFTDREILSHVQGDCSTPGMNSEPSKK; encoded by the exons ATGGAGGAGCCGGGGTTCCGCGCAG AGGTCATGGAAGAAGTGACATCGTGTTCCTTCAGCAGCACTCTGTTCCAGCAGGAGGACAAGCGAGGGGTCACCTATCGGATCCCAGCCCTGATCTACGTGCCCCCTGCCCACACCTTCCTGGCCTTTGCAGAGAAGCGCTCCTCGAGCAAGGATGAGGATGCTCTCCACCTGGTGCTGAGGCGAGGGTTGAGGACTGGGCAATCAGTACAG TGGGAACCCCTGAAGTCCCTGATGGAAGCCACATTACCTGGACACCGGACCATGAACCCCTGTCCTGTGTGGGAGCGGAAGAGTGGCTATGTGTACCTTTTCTTCATCTGTGTGCGAGGCCATGTCACCGAGCGTCAACAGATTATGTCAGGGAGGAATGCTGCACGCCTCTGCTTCATATGCAGCCAGGATGCTGGCTATTCATGGAGCGATGTGAGGGACCTGACTGAGGAGGTCATTGGCCCAGAGGTGACACACTGGGCCACTTTCGCTGTGGGGCcaggtcatggcatccagctgCAGTCAGGGAGGCTCATCATCCCTGTGTACGCCTACTACATCCCATTCTGGTTCTTTTGCTTTCGGCTGCCATATAAAGCTAGGGCTCATTCCCTGATGATCTATAGCGATGACCTAGGAGCCACATGGCACCATGGCAGGCTTATCAAGCCCATTGTGACAGTGGAATGTGAAGTGGCAGAGGTGATCGGGAAGGCCGGCCACCCCGTGCTGTATTGCAGTGCCCGGACACCAAACAGGTGCCGGGCAGAGGCGCTCAGCACTGACCATGGTGAATGCTTTCAGAAACCAGTCCTGAGCCATCAGCTCTGTGAGCCCCCTCATGGCTGCCAAGGCAGTGTGGTGAGTTTCCGGCCCCTGGAGATCCCAGGTGGATGCCAGGATCTTGCTGGCAAAGATGCACCTGCCATTCAGCAGAGTTCTCTGCTGTGCAGCTCAGTGAGGCCAGAGCCGGAAGCTGGAACCCTGTCAGAAACATGGCTCTTGTACTCACACCCAACCAATAAGAAACGGAGGGTCGACCTAGGCATCTACCTCAACCAGAGCCCCTTGGAGGCTGCCTGCTGGTCCCGCCCCTGGATCTTGCACTGCGGGCCCTGTGGGTACTCTGATTTGGCTGCTCTGGAGAATGAGGGCTTGTTTGGGTGTTTGTTTGAATGTGGGACCAAGCAGGAGTGTGAGCAGATTGCCTTCCGCCTGTTTACAGACCGAGAGATCCTGAGCCATGTGCAAGGGGACTGCTCCACCCCTGGTATGAACTCTGAGCCAAGTAAAAAGTAA
- the NEU3 gene encoding sialidase-3 isoform X1: protein MWTHTELPPVLAEVMEEVTSCSFSSTLFQQEDKRGVTYRIPALIYVPPAHTFLAFAEKRSSSKDEDALHLVLRRGLRTGQSVQWEPLKSLMEATLPGHRTMNPCPVWERKSGYVYLFFICVRGHVTERQQIMSGRNAARLCFICSQDAGYSWSDVRDLTEEVIGPEVTHWATFAVGPGHGIQLQSGRLIIPVYAYYIPFWFFCFRLPYKARAHSLMIYSDDLGATWHHGRLIKPIVTVECEVAEVIGKAGHPVLYCSARTPNRCRAEALSTDHGECFQKPVLSHQLCEPPHGCQGSVVSFRPLEIPGGCQDLAGKDAPAIQQSSLLCSSVRPEPEAGTLSETWLLYSHPTNKKRRVDLGIYLNQSPLEAACWSRPWILHCGPCGYSDLAALENEGLFGCLFECGTKQECEQIAFRLFTDREILSHVQGDCSTPGMNSEPSKK from the exons ATGTGGACACACACTGAGCTCCCTCCTGTCCTTGCAGAGGTCATGGAAGAAGTGACATCGTGTTCCTTCAGCAGCACTCTGTTCCAGCAGGAGGACAAGCGAGGGGTCACCTATCGGATCCCAGCCCTGATCTACGTGCCCCCTGCCCACACCTTCCTGGCCTTTGCAGAGAAGCGCTCCTCGAGCAAGGATGAGGATGCTCTCCACCTGGTGCTGAGGCGAGGGTTGAGGACTGGGCAATCAGTACAG TGGGAACCCCTGAAGTCCCTGATGGAAGCCACATTACCTGGACACCGGACCATGAACCCCTGTCCTGTGTGGGAGCGGAAGAGTGGCTATGTGTACCTTTTCTTCATCTGTGTGCGAGGCCATGTCACCGAGCGTCAACAGATTATGTCAGGGAGGAATGCTGCACGCCTCTGCTTCATATGCAGCCAGGATGCTGGCTATTCATGGAGCGATGTGAGGGACCTGACTGAGGAGGTCATTGGCCCAGAGGTGACACACTGGGCCACTTTCGCTGTGGGGCcaggtcatggcatccagctgCAGTCAGGGAGGCTCATCATCCCTGTGTACGCCTACTACATCCCATTCTGGTTCTTTTGCTTTCGGCTGCCATATAAAGCTAGGGCTCATTCCCTGATGATCTATAGCGATGACCTAGGAGCCACATGGCACCATGGCAGGCTTATCAAGCCCATTGTGACAGTGGAATGTGAAGTGGCAGAGGTGATCGGGAAGGCCGGCCACCCCGTGCTGTATTGCAGTGCCCGGACACCAAACAGGTGCCGGGCAGAGGCGCTCAGCACTGACCATGGTGAATGCTTTCAGAAACCAGTCCTGAGCCATCAGCTCTGTGAGCCCCCTCATGGCTGCCAAGGCAGTGTGGTGAGTTTCCGGCCCCTGGAGATCCCAGGTGGATGCCAGGATCTTGCTGGCAAAGATGCACCTGCCATTCAGCAGAGTTCTCTGCTGTGCAGCTCAGTGAGGCCAGAGCCGGAAGCTGGAACCCTGTCAGAAACATGGCTCTTGTACTCACACCCAACCAATAAGAAACGGAGGGTCGACCTAGGCATCTACCTCAACCAGAGCCCCTTGGAGGCTGCCTGCTGGTCCCGCCCCTGGATCTTGCACTGCGGGCCCTGTGGGTACTCTGATTTGGCTGCTCTGGAGAATGAGGGCTTGTTTGGGTGTTTGTTTGAATGTGGGACCAAGCAGGAGTGTGAGCAGATTGCCTTCCGCCTGTTTACAGACCGAGAGATCCTGAGCCATGTGCAAGGGGACTGCTCCACCCCTGGTATGAACTCTGAGCCAAGTAAAAAGTAA
- the NEU3 gene encoding sialidase-3 isoform X3, with protein sequence MEEVTSCSFSSTLFQQEDKRGVTYRIPALIYVPPAHTFLAFAEKRSSSKDEDALHLVLRRGLRTGQSVQWEPLKSLMEATLPGHRTMNPCPVWERKSGYVYLFFICVRGHVTERQQIMSGRNAARLCFICSQDAGYSWSDVRDLTEEVIGPEVTHWATFAVGPGHGIQLQSGRLIIPVYAYYIPFWFFCFRLPYKARAHSLMIYSDDLGATWHHGRLIKPIVTVECEVAEVIGKAGHPVLYCSARTPNRCRAEALSTDHGECFQKPVLSHQLCEPPHGCQGSVVSFRPLEIPGGCQDLAGKDAPAIQQSSLLCSSVRPEPEAGTLSETWLLYSHPTNKKRRVDLGIYLNQSPLEAACWSRPWILHCGPCGYSDLAALENEGLFGCLFECGTKQECEQIAFRLFTDREILSHVQGDCSTPGMNSEPSKK encoded by the exons ATGGAAGAAGTGACATCGTGTTCCTTCAGCAGCACTCTGTTCCAGCAGGAGGACAAGCGAGGGGTCACCTATCGGATCCCAGCCCTGATCTACGTGCCCCCTGCCCACACCTTCCTGGCCTTTGCAGAGAAGCGCTCCTCGAGCAAGGATGAGGATGCTCTCCACCTGGTGCTGAGGCGAGGGTTGAGGACTGGGCAATCAGTACAG TGGGAACCCCTGAAGTCCCTGATGGAAGCCACATTACCTGGACACCGGACCATGAACCCCTGTCCTGTGTGGGAGCGGAAGAGTGGCTATGTGTACCTTTTCTTCATCTGTGTGCGAGGCCATGTCACCGAGCGTCAACAGATTATGTCAGGGAGGAATGCTGCACGCCTCTGCTTCATATGCAGCCAGGATGCTGGCTATTCATGGAGCGATGTGAGGGACCTGACTGAGGAGGTCATTGGCCCAGAGGTGACACACTGGGCCACTTTCGCTGTGGGGCcaggtcatggcatccagctgCAGTCAGGGAGGCTCATCATCCCTGTGTACGCCTACTACATCCCATTCTGGTTCTTTTGCTTTCGGCTGCCATATAAAGCTAGGGCTCATTCCCTGATGATCTATAGCGATGACCTAGGAGCCACATGGCACCATGGCAGGCTTATCAAGCCCATTGTGACAGTGGAATGTGAAGTGGCAGAGGTGATCGGGAAGGCCGGCCACCCCGTGCTGTATTGCAGTGCCCGGACACCAAACAGGTGCCGGGCAGAGGCGCTCAGCACTGACCATGGTGAATGCTTTCAGAAACCAGTCCTGAGCCATCAGCTCTGTGAGCCCCCTCATGGCTGCCAAGGCAGTGTGGTGAGTTTCCGGCCCCTGGAGATCCCAGGTGGATGCCAGGATCTTGCTGGCAAAGATGCACCTGCCATTCAGCAGAGTTCTCTGCTGTGCAGCTCAGTGAGGCCAGAGCCGGAAGCTGGAACCCTGTCAGAAACATGGCTCTTGTACTCACACCCAACCAATAAGAAACGGAGGGTCGACCTAGGCATCTACCTCAACCAGAGCCCCTTGGAGGCTGCCTGCTGGTCCCGCCCCTGGATCTTGCACTGCGGGCCCTGTGGGTACTCTGATTTGGCTGCTCTGGAGAATGAGGGCTTGTTTGGGTGTTTGTTTGAATGTGGGACCAAGCAGGAGTGTGAGCAGATTGCCTTCCGCCTGTTTACAGACCGAGAGATCCTGAGCCATGTGCAAGGGGACTGCTCCACCCCTGGTATGAACTCTGAGCCAAGTAAAAAGTAA
- the NEU3 gene encoding sialidase-3 isoform X4 — translation MEATLPGHRTMNPCPVWERKSGYVYLFFICVRGHVTERQQIMSGRNAARLCFICSQDAGYSWSDVRDLTEEVIGPEVTHWATFAVGPGHGIQLQSGRLIIPVYAYYIPFWFFCFRLPYKARAHSLMIYSDDLGATWHHGRLIKPIVTVECEVAEVIGKAGHPVLYCSARTPNRCRAEALSTDHGECFQKPVLSHQLCEPPHGCQGSVVSFRPLEIPGGCQDLAGKDAPAIQQSSLLCSSVRPEPEAGTLSETWLLYSHPTNKKRRVDLGIYLNQSPLEAACWSRPWILHCGPCGYSDLAALENEGLFGCLFECGTKQECEQIAFRLFTDREILSHVQGDCSTPGMNSEPSKK, via the coding sequence ATGGAAGCCACATTACCTGGACACCGGACCATGAACCCCTGTCCTGTGTGGGAGCGGAAGAGTGGCTATGTGTACCTTTTCTTCATCTGTGTGCGAGGCCATGTCACCGAGCGTCAACAGATTATGTCAGGGAGGAATGCTGCACGCCTCTGCTTCATATGCAGCCAGGATGCTGGCTATTCATGGAGCGATGTGAGGGACCTGACTGAGGAGGTCATTGGCCCAGAGGTGACACACTGGGCCACTTTCGCTGTGGGGCcaggtcatggcatccagctgCAGTCAGGGAGGCTCATCATCCCTGTGTACGCCTACTACATCCCATTCTGGTTCTTTTGCTTTCGGCTGCCATATAAAGCTAGGGCTCATTCCCTGATGATCTATAGCGATGACCTAGGAGCCACATGGCACCATGGCAGGCTTATCAAGCCCATTGTGACAGTGGAATGTGAAGTGGCAGAGGTGATCGGGAAGGCCGGCCACCCCGTGCTGTATTGCAGTGCCCGGACACCAAACAGGTGCCGGGCAGAGGCGCTCAGCACTGACCATGGTGAATGCTTTCAGAAACCAGTCCTGAGCCATCAGCTCTGTGAGCCCCCTCATGGCTGCCAAGGCAGTGTGGTGAGTTTCCGGCCCCTGGAGATCCCAGGTGGATGCCAGGATCTTGCTGGCAAAGATGCACCTGCCATTCAGCAGAGTTCTCTGCTGTGCAGCTCAGTGAGGCCAGAGCCGGAAGCTGGAACCCTGTCAGAAACATGGCTCTTGTACTCACACCCAACCAATAAGAAACGGAGGGTCGACCTAGGCATCTACCTCAACCAGAGCCCCTTGGAGGCTGCCTGCTGGTCCCGCCCCTGGATCTTGCACTGCGGGCCCTGTGGGTACTCTGATTTGGCTGCTCTGGAGAATGAGGGCTTGTTTGGGTGTTTGTTTGAATGTGGGACCAAGCAGGAGTGTGAGCAGATTGCCTTCCGCCTGTTTACAGACCGAGAGATCCTGAGCCATGTGCAAGGGGACTGCTCCACCCCTGGTATGAACTCTGAGCCAAGTAAAAAGTAA